A segment of the Neochlamydia sp. S13 genome:
AAAGCAGGCTTGACTTATTTACCCCCAGAAATAGGCCAATTGTTTCAGCTGCAAACGCTTCACTTAAATCAAAACCAGCTCACCAACCTGCTTGAAGAAATAGGGCGGCTGTCTAAGCTGCAAGGGCTTAACTTAAATCAAAACCAGCTCACCGCTCTGCCTGCAGAAATCGGGCAGCTATCTCAGCTGCAAACGCTTGACTTAAGAGAAAACCAGCTCACCAGCCTTCCTGCAAAAATCGGGCAGCTGTCTAAGCTGCAAGGGCTTTACTTAAATCAAAACCAGCTCACCGCTCTGCCTACAGGAATTGGGCAGCTGTCTAAGCTGCAATGGCTTTACTTAAATCAAAACCAGCTCACCGCTCTGCCTACAGAAATTGGGCAGCTGCCTCAGCTGCAATGGCTTTACTTAAATCAAAACCAGCTCACCAGTCTTCCTACAGAAATCGGGCGGTTGTCTCGGCTACAAGAGCTTGATTTAAGCCAAAACCAGCTCACCAGTCTTCCTGCAGAAATCGGCAATTGTCTCAGCTACAATGGCTTTACTTAAATCAAAACCAGCTCACCAGCCT
Coding sequences within it:
- a CDS encoding leucine-rich repeat domain-containing protein; the protein is MHPISSASIESLPNELLLPILEACAAPSLFSVCKRWHHLLASEVMPPLYKQINKVHVPQGSVKEQALIVDRIYKLEEKLSEAAKVNAIFRQIFTLAKSFSTLEFKVQIEEKKYFTLANYSSYLLNINRLLLWKKLSRGEEYLSRGEIKHLPLEKKGELLRNWIEENCKNITALGLSKAGLTYLPPEIGQLFQLQTLHLNQNQLTNLLEEIGRLSKLQGLNLNQNQLTALPAEIGQLSQLQTLDLRENQLTSLPAKIGQLSKLQGLYLNQNQLTALPTGIGQLSKLQWLYLNQNQLTALPTEIGQLPQLQWLYLNQNQLTSLPTEIGRLSRLQELDLSQNQLTSLPAEIGNCLSYNGFT